A single window of Synechococcus sp. C9 DNA harbors:
- a CDS encoding lipid-A-disaccharide synthase-related protein — MRLLCLSNGHGEDRIAGTILAALQQMEAAAILRALPLVGTGQTYRQLGIPLVGPARNLPSGGFLQTGLAEDMRAGLWGLVWQQRRAVREWAQTSPRGVVLAVGDIWPLWLAWQSGRSFVFVATAKSEYHLRDEQGPLPKTHWFEGWAGSVFYPWERWLIRRSLATFPRDELTTTWLKRWQLPVTWVGNPMMDDLEPQGELRIPGFTEAMVIVLLPGSRAPEAYRNWELILQALPGVIESLTAPQILFLAAIAPGLDRTQIEATLQKYRWPVFPGVGFGYDQVGMVVTQGHFNDCLHLAHAGIALAGTATEQLVGLGKPVVSFPGRGPQYTAHFARYQQRLLGPSLRLVEKPEAVGPVLQDILTNPDELNFIARNGHQRLGKPGASVAIARFIRQYLRS; from the coding sequence ATGCGGTTATTGTGTTTGAGTAATGGCCACGGGGAAGACCGGATCGCCGGGACGATTTTGGCGGCTTTGCAACAGATGGAGGCGGCGGCTATCCTGCGGGCACTCCCCCTGGTGGGAACGGGGCAGACCTACCGGCAGTTGGGGATTCCTCTGGTGGGGCCAGCACGAAATTTGCCCTCGGGGGGGTTTTTGCAGACCGGGCTGGCGGAGGATATGCGGGCGGGGCTGTGGGGGCTGGTCTGGCAACAGCGGCGGGCGGTGCGGGAATGGGCGCAGACATCCCCCCGGGGGGTCGTGTTGGCGGTGGGGGATATTTGGCCTTTATGGCTGGCATGGCAGAGTGGCCGGTCGTTTGTGTTTGTCGCTACCGCTAAGTCTGAGTACCATCTGCGGGATGAACAGGGGCCCTTGCCCAAAACCCATTGGTTTGAGGGGTGGGCGGGTTCGGTCTTTTACCCCTGGGAACGCTGGTTGATCCGCCGCTCCCTGGCGACGTTTCCCCGGGATGAATTGACCACTACCTGGTTAAAACGCTGGCAGTTGCCGGTGACCTGGGTGGGTAACCCGATGATGGATGACCTGGAACCCCAGGGGGAATTGCGGATTCCGGGATTTACGGAGGCGATGGTCATTGTGTTACTGCCCGGTTCTCGTGCGCCCGAAGCCTACCGGAATTGGGAATTGATACTCCAGGCACTGCCGGGGGTGATTGAGAGTTTGACGGCTCCCCAGATTTTGTTTTTGGCGGCCATTGCGCCGGGACTAGACCGCACCCAAATCGAGGCGACCTTACAAAAATATCGCTGGCCGGTGTTTCCGGGGGTGGGGTTTGGCTACGACCAGGTGGGCATGGTGGTGACCCAAGGGCATTTCAACGATTGCCTGCATCTGGCCCATGCGGGGATTGCCCTGGCGGGGACGGCGACGGAGCAGTTGGTGGGTCTGGGCAAACCGGTGGTGAGTTTTCCGGGCAGGGGACCCCAGTACACGGCGCATTTTGCCCGCTATCAACAGCGACTGCTTGGCCCTTCCCTGCGGCTGGTGGAGAAACCGGAGGCGGTTGGGCCAGTGTTGCAGGACATTCTCACCAACCCGGATGAGTTGAATTTTATCGCCCGCAATGGTCACCAACGCCTGGGCAAGCCGGGAGCCAGTGTTGCCATCGCCCGTTTTATCCGGCAGTATCTACGGAGTTAA
- the ylqF gene encoding ribosome biogenesis GTPase YlqF produces MQSPPLQWYPGHMARAVKTLAAHLQRVDVVIEVRDARIPRSSTHPLLATLAPTGVIVLNRRDQIPIPLAQAWMAYLTRPDRPVILTEARQGQGLSQLRQALARVGQRLNQRRQGRGMLPRAVRVAVVGCPNVGKSALINRLLGRRVAASAPKAGVTRQCQWVRLGGDLELLDTPGILPPRLEDQQAAIHLAICDDISEAVYDHYLIALAFLERWWHLPAQARHPQNGLEKRYQLRPQDHTPAGYLAALAEKKCGGDLNRSAQMVLNDFRKGALGQIGLELPEDEMELEHSNIGQN; encoded by the coding sequence ATGCAGTCACCTCCTTTGCAATGGTACCCGGGTCACATGGCTCGGGCGGTCAAAACCCTGGCGGCGCATCTCCAACGGGTGGATGTGGTGATCGAGGTGCGGGATGCCCGGATTCCCCGCAGTAGTACCCATCCTTTGCTGGCGACCCTGGCTCCCACGGGGGTCATTGTCCTGAACCGGCGGGATCAGATTCCCATCCCCCTGGCTCAGGCGTGGATGGCGTATTTAACCCGCCCTGACCGTCCGGTAATTTTGACCGAAGCCCGCCAGGGACAGGGGTTAAGCCAGCTACGCCAGGCCTTGGCACGGGTGGGTCAACGGCTGAATCAACGTCGTCAGGGGCGGGGGATGCTTCCCCGGGCGGTGCGGGTAGCGGTGGTGGGCTGTCCCAATGTGGGGAAGTCGGCTTTGATCAATCGGTTGTTGGGACGCAGGGTTGCCGCTAGTGCCCCTAAAGCGGGGGTGACCCGGCAATGTCAATGGGTACGCCTGGGGGGTGATTTAGAACTGCTGGATACGCCCGGCATTCTCCCACCCCGTTTGGAAGACCAGCAAGCGGCAATTCACCTGGCAATCTGTGATGATATTAGCGAAGCCGTATATGACCATTATTTAATAGCTTTGGCATTTTTGGAACGGTGGTGGCACTTGCCCGCCCAGGCTAGGCACCCCCAAAATGGACTGGAAAAACGTTATCAACTCCGCCCCCAAGACCACACACCGGCAGGGTATTTGGCGGCCTTGGCAGAAAAAAAATGTGGGGGTGACCTCAACCGCAGTGCCCAAATGGTACTCAACGATTTTCGCAAGGGAGCCTTGGGGCAAATTGGCTTGGAATTACCGGAGGATGAAATGGAGCTTGAACACAGCAATATTGGGCAAAATTAA
- a CDS encoding HAS-barrel domain-containing protein, whose translation MRLSSPKPPSQARHPQHLAEVVETSTSEFCAQCLEPPVLDFPVMPPFGCWVRSEDSETKNQIFGIVYHVSSSPIDSVHRTRALGLSLTELQEQQPQIFAMLKTEFRAVIVGFQPPKTRTYYQYLPPRPPQIHQAVYQCEPKEIIAFTEQLEFLRTLTQLTSAPVDGLIGAVLRHLYEIRHADSQWLIQAGRKLSLILKDDYDRLRAILDQCQYEEHFY comes from the coding sequence ATGCGTTTATCATCACCGAAACCCCCCAGTCAGGCGCGCCATCCCCAGCATTTAGCCGAGGTGGTGGAAACCAGCACCAGCGAATTTTGTGCCCAGTGTTTAGAGCCACCGGTGTTGGATTTTCCCGTCATGCCCCCCTTTGGGTGTTGGGTGCGTTCGGAGGACAGCGAAACCAAAAATCAAATTTTCGGCATCGTTTATCATGTCAGTTCCAGCCCCATTGATAGCGTCCATCGCACCCGGGCGTTGGGCTTATCCTTAACGGAATTGCAGGAACAACAACCCCAGATTTTTGCTATGTTGAAAACCGAATTTCGGGCGGTGATTGTTGGTTTTCAACCCCCGAAAACCCGCACTTATTATCAATATCTGCCCCCCCGCCCCCCCCAAATTCACCAGGCGGTGTATCAATGCGAACCAAAGGAAATTATTGCCTTTACGGAGCAGTTGGAATTTTTGCGTACCTTGACCCAACTCACCTCGGCACCGGTGGATGGATTAATAGGAGCGGTACTACGTCATCTGTATGAAATTCGCCACGCCGACTCCCAGTGGTTGATTCAAGCGGGCCGGAAATTGAGCTTGATTTTGAAGGATGATTATGACCGTTTGCGGGCGATTTTAGACCAGTGTCAATACGAAGAACATTTTTATTAA
- a CDS encoding precorrin-8X methylmutase: MDLDPITAASFAIIDREIGSHPWGWTAAEYAIIRRVIHATADFEFKYLLRFSPQAIPLGIRALRQQAPLVTDVGLVAQGVKNHLAARLPNPLVNALDLAPPEPGGETRAALGMANALAQYPGALVVIGNAPTALAKLCELYPGLATPPALVIAAPVGFVNVLEAKAHLAQTPVPQIVVQGRKGGSPAAAAITNALIDLATSEPPHQTASRAD; the protein is encoded by the coding sequence ATGGATTTAGACCCAATCACAGCGGCGAGTTTTGCCATCATTGACCGGGAAATTGGTAGCCATCCCTGGGGTTGGACAGCGGCGGAATACGCCATCATCCGACGGGTGATTCATGCGACGGCGGATTTTGAATTTAAGTATCTTCTGCGGTTTAGCCCCCAGGCGATTCCCTTGGGGATACGGGCACTACGCCAGCAGGCTCCCCTGGTCACCGATGTGGGTTTGGTGGCACAAGGGGTGAAAAACCATCTCGCCGCCCGTTTGCCCAATCCCCTGGTCAATGCCCTGGATTTAGCACCCCCAGAACCGGGGGGAGAAACCCGTGCCGCCTTGGGAATGGCGAACGCCCTCGCCCAATATCCGGGTGCCCTAGTGGTGATTGGCAACGCTCCCACTGCTCTTGCCAAACTCTGTGAACTGTACCCCGGATTAGCCACCCCCCCTGCCCTGGTGATTGCCGCCCCCGTGGGATTTGTGAATGTTTTGGAAGCCAAAGCCCACCTCGCCCAGACCCCCGTGCCTCAGATTGTCGTGCAAGGGCGCAAAGGAGGTTCCCCCGCCGCCGCCGCCATTACCAACGCCCTGATTGACTTGGCAACTTCAGAGCCGCCCCACCAAACTGCGAGCCGTGCGGATTAA
- a CDS encoding response regulator, protein MATVLLVEDMQPEAALLAGYLQGEGFLVNRVVSAEEARQYLDKQKPDLIVLDVVLPGESGFEFCRQVKKQPETADIPIIICSSKQGDIDKFWGMKQGAAAYLTKPVDKGELIRTARSLVGRL, encoded by the coding sequence ATGGCAACCGTATTACTTGTGGAAGATATGCAACCAGAAGCCGCCCTGCTGGCGGGTTATTTGCAGGGGGAAGGTTTTTTGGTCAACCGGGTGGTCAGTGCGGAGGAGGCACGGCAGTATTTGGATAAGCAAAAGCCGGATTTAATTGTCCTGGATGTGGTTTTGCCGGGGGAAAGTGGGTTTGAATTTTGCCGCCAGGTGAAAAAACAACCGGAAACAGCGGATATTCCCATCATTATCTGCTCCAGCAAACAGGGGGACATTGACAAATTTTGGGGGATGAAACAGGGGGCGGCGGCTTATCTCACCAAACCGGTGGACAAGGGGGAATTAATCCGCACGGCTCGCAGTTTGGTGGGGCGGCTCTGA
- a CDS encoding DoxX family protein, which produces MTGLMARMAWLLRSDGTPWVGQQVAWSVLRIVAGVMMIHNGFDKLADIPGFAEAYVQVIGLPFPIFFSYVAAGTEIVGSVLLILGLGTRLAALSLVATMAVAIYHHLKVAGFSIPYLELSSVYAACFLFLAVNGAGWFSLDQLLGQWLTAQTQSRQIKNLEQSLQATRTPQDVLKS; this is translated from the coding sequence ATGACTGGTTTGATGGCTCGGATGGCTTGGCTATTGCGGTCGGATGGTACCCCTTGGGTGGGGCAACAGGTGGCTTGGTCGGTGTTGCGAATTGTTGCTGGGGTGATGATGATCCACAACGGCTTTGACAAATTGGCGGATATTCCGGGGTTTGCGGAAGCCTATGTGCAGGTGATTGGGTTGCCGTTCCCCATCTTTTTCAGCTATGTGGCGGCTGGTACGGAGATCGTGGGTTCCGTATTGTTGATTTTGGGGTTGGGTACCCGGTTGGCGGCTTTGAGCCTGGTAGCAACGATGGCGGTGGCGATTTACCATCACCTCAAGGTGGCGGGGTTCAGCATTCCCTATCTGGAATTGTCCAGTGTGTATGCGGCTTGTTTCCTGTTTTTGGCGGTGAACGGGGCGGGGTGGTTTTCCCTGGACCAACTGCTCGGGCAATGGTTGACCGCTCAGACGCAATCCCGGCAGATTAAAAACCTGGAACAGTCTCTCCAGGCGACTCGGACACCCCAGGATGTACTGAAGTCCTAA
- a CDS encoding BREX system ATP-binding domain-containing protein — MLIEPDDLWLLSKGQPPQSDELLQQMTLSRHTWLDYIHDRYLKNYIAQGGSKVKLLVGGQGTGKTHLLRVVLADGKKLGYQTVYLSARQCPLNDLVGLYQQIARQVVNEDLVRGLCCRVARAISETTDYDGAGVFAPQIYDEYPSPTLANDHIRKTAGKIIKKTDLSSSFKAFAYQVVCHRMINHSPANIELVCQWLMGQPLERQDREAFYLFEKLNKTNARDWLNSLILLSQFAGKKGLIIAIDDLEVIAEKAHGNRYNFTKRQADDICELVRQIIDDTEILSGCFFLLSGRKEIIADHPRSFRSYDALWIRLQTGLADYKRFNPFADLVDVDKHLAAQGDTFGSRIFAKIKSLLRDVELGDIQPPENYRSLTSELQQMVIDAVCERGGN, encoded by the coding sequence ATGTTGATAGAACCCGATGATTTATGGCTTTTGAGTAAGGGACAACCCCCCCAAAGTGATGAGCTATTGCAACAAATGACCCTTAGTCGTCATACTTGGCTAGATTATATCCATGACCGTTATCTCAAAAACTATATTGCCCAGGGGGGGAGTAAAGTTAAATTGCTCGTAGGCGGGCAGGGCACCGGCAAAACCCATCTGTTACGGGTTGTGCTTGCGGATGGGAAAAAATTAGGGTATCAAACGGTTTATTTATCCGCCCGGCAGTGTCCCTTGAATGATTTGGTTGGTCTCTATCAACAGATCGCCCGCCAAGTGGTGAATGAGGATTTAGTGCGGGGTCTATGCTGTCGGGTTGCCCGGGCAATTTCGGAAACCACGGACTATGATGGGGCAGGGGTATTTGCGCCCCAAATTTACGACGAATATCCGAGTCCAACTTTGGCGAATGACCACATCCGCAAAACCGCAGGCAAAATTATTAAAAAAACTGACTTAAGTTCTTCTTTTAAGGCTTTTGCTTACCAAGTGGTTTGTCACCGCATGATCAATCATTCCCCCGCCAATATTGAGTTAGTGTGTCAATGGCTGATGGGACAACCTTTAGAGCGACAGGATCGGGAAGCCTTCTATTTGTTTGAAAAATTAAATAAAACGAACGCTAGGGATTGGTTAAATTCCCTGATTTTATTATCCCAATTCGCTGGTAAAAAAGGCTTAATTATTGCCATTGATGACCTGGAGGTTATCGCCGAAAAAGCGCACGGCAATCGCTACAATTTTACCAAGAGGCAGGCGGATGACATTTGCGAGTTAGTCCGGCAGATTATTGATGATACGGAAATTCTGAGTGGTTGCTTCTTTTTATTGAGCGGTAGAAAAGAAATCATTGCCGACCACCCCCGCAGTTTTCGTTCCTATGATGCGCTATGGATTCGTTTACAAACCGGTTTGGCTGATTACAAACGATTTAATCCTTTTGCGGATTTAGTAGATGTGGACAAACATTTAGCCGCCCAGGGGGACACCTTTGGGAGCCGGATTTTTGCCAAGATCAAAAGTTTACTTAGGGATGTGGAATTGGGTGACATTCAGCCCCCGGAAAACTATCGTTCCCTCACCAGTGAACTGCAACAGATGGTGATTGATGCCGTGTGTGAACGGGGAGGTAACTAA
- a CDS encoding BREX system ATP-binding domain-containing protein, with protein MNPTLATQIIESLRAGIPTRASTLNLKSMRNRLHEQFNQDLSQLSEGRGIPQGRLIWGKYGQGKTHELTCLEHLALDQGFAVSRITLNRQLSGQRLDHLYSKLAAFIRTPQSRLLGIRHILDQKSSADLPHTLIQNFDRYTHPLPAIILEAYFHTSSEEQELLYNLLLGGQMPISEIRKIYKRTVGSSLPPLPGNFVRTRHSQAYFELMADILIWCEYRGWVILIDEIELIARLGTVGRLKAYHHLHWLLNCGGEQTLPIYTVGAVATSLLDLWQNPQGRNQLPDQSRMCELAKERNNGYSEAKMRTFFTYAQDERICPFIEPMNRQQLKELLSEITAIHGISYGWQPEIDIDRVINAIGNDPVRTHIRGLLETLDMQYLGDREFVPRTSTLTELSTEEQESYFQEEVEP; from the coding sequence ATGAATCCCACCTTGGCAACGCAGATTATTGAATCCTTACGGGCGGGGATTCCCACCAGAGCCTCCACCTTGAATTTGAAAAGTATGCGAAATCGGTTGCATGAACAATTCAACCAGGATTTGTCCCAGTTATCGGAAGGCAGAGGTATCCCGCAAGGACGGTTGATTTGGGGGAAATATGGGCAGGGCAAAACCCATGAATTGACCTGTTTAGAACACCTAGCCCTTGACCAGGGATTTGCAGTCAGTCGCATTACCCTAAACCGTCAACTTTCGGGGCAGAGACTCGATCATTTATACAGCAAACTGGCGGCTTTCATTCGCACACCCCAATCCCGTTTGTTAGGCATTCGGCATATTTTAGACCAAAAAAGTTCTGCGGATTTACCCCACACTTTGATCCAAAATTTTGACCGATATACCCATCCCTTACCGGCGATTATTTTAGAAGCCTATTTTCACACCTCATCGGAAGAACAGGAATTATTGTATAACCTCCTACTGGGTGGACAGATGCCCATTTCCGAAATTCGCAAAATTTATAAAAGAACAGTGGGAAGTTCCTTGCCCCCCTTGCCTGGGAATTTTGTGCGGACAAGACATAGCCAAGCCTACTTTGAATTGATGGCTGATATTCTGATTTGGTGTGAGTATCGGGGCTGGGTGATTTTGATTGATGAAATCGAATTAATTGCCCGTCTAGGTACAGTAGGTCGTCTGAAAGCCTACCATCATTTACATTGGTTGCTGAATTGTGGCGGGGAACAAACCCTGCCCATTTACACGGTGGGGGCGGTGGCGACATCTTTACTGGATTTGTGGCAAAATCCCCAGGGGCGCAATCAACTCCCTGACCAAAGCCGGATGTGTGAATTGGCGAAAGAACGGAATAACGGTTATTCAGAAGCAAAAATGCGTACTTTTTTTACCTATGCTCAGGACGAACGGATATGTCCATTTATCGAACCCATGAACCGGCAACAATTAAAAGAATTACTATCAGAAATTACCGCTATTCATGGTATCAGCTACGGGTGGCAACCGGAAATTGATATTGACCGGGTGATCAATGCCATCGGCAATGACCCCGTTCGCACCCACATTCGGGGTTTATTGGAAACCTTAGATATGCAGTATTTAGGGGATAGGGAATTTGTGCCCCGGACAAGCACCCTCACGGAATTAAGTACCGAGGAACAAGAATCCTATTTTCAAGAAGAAGTGGAACCATAA
- a CDS encoding VOC family protein produces the protein MKLVRYLHTALTVNDLERSQHFYGQILGLKLVDRDLKFPGCWYEIQGIQIHLIHQPHPPLPLIDPNRWGRNPHLALAVTDLAQAAEALSSAGYPVQPSSSGRAALFTQDPDGHVIELSQWEPEPSGCHL, from the coding sequence ATGAAATTAGTACGCTATCTCCACACGGCACTCACGGTCAATGACCTGGAACGTTCCCAGCATTTTTATGGGCAAATTTTGGGCTTGAAATTAGTGGATCGTGATTTGAAGTTCCCTGGCTGTTGGTATGAAATTCAGGGCATCCAAATTCATCTGATCCACCAGCCCCACCCACCCCTGCCGTTGATTGACCCGAACCGATGGGGACGCAATCCCCACTTGGCTTTGGCGGTAACGGATTTAGCCCAGGCGGCAGAGGCGTTATCATCTGCCGGTTATCCCGTGCAACCGAGCAGTTCCGGGCGGGCGGCTCTGTTTACCCAAGACCCGGATGGTCATGTGATTGAACTCAGCCAGTGGGAACCGGAACCCAGCGGTTGCCATCTATAG
- the ispG gene encoding (E)-4-hydroxy-3-methylbut-2-enyl-diphosphate synthase, with amino-acid sequence MLTLDPLVQASQPDIPMTFPRRRTRPVPVGDVTIGGDQPVVVQSMINEDTLDVAGSVRAIQRLHQMGCEIVRVTVPSLAHAHAVAEIRQQLQKQYKDVPLVADVHHNGMKIALEVAKHVHKVRINPGLYVFEKPKENRTEYTQAEFDEIAEKIRETLAPLVISLREQGKAMRIGVNHGSLSERMLFTYGDTPEGMVESALEFIRICESLDFRNIVISLKASRVPVMLAANRLMVKRMDELGMDYPLHLGVTEAGDGEYGRIKSTTGIGTLLAEGIGDTIRVSLTEAPEKEIPVCYGILQALGLRRTMVEYVACPSCGRTLFNLEEVLHKVRAATSHLTGLNIAVMGCIVNGPGEMADADYGYVGKTPGMISLYRGREEIKKVPEQDGVAELINLIKADGRWVEPHTKGDE; translated from the coding sequence ATGCTGACCCTTGACCCGCTGGTTCAGGCTTCCCAACCGGATATACCTATGACCTTTCCCCGGCGGCGCACCCGTCCGGTACCGGTGGGGGATGTGACCATTGGCGGGGATCAGCCGGTGGTGGTGCAGTCCATGATCAACGAGGACACCCTGGATGTGGCGGGGTCGGTACGTGCGATTCAACGGTTGCATCAGATGGGCTGTGAAATTGTGCGGGTGACGGTACCTAGTTTAGCCCATGCCCACGCCGTAGCCGAGATTCGTCAGCAGTTACAAAAACAATATAAGGATGTGCCCTTGGTGGCGGATGTGCATCACAACGGCATGAAAATTGCCCTGGAAGTGGCGAAACACGTCCACAAGGTGCGGATCAATCCGGGGCTATATGTGTTTGAAAAACCGAAGGAAAACCGCACGGAATATACCCAGGCGGAGTTTGATGAAATTGCCGAAAAAATCCGGGAGACTTTGGCACCTTTAGTGATTTCCCTGCGGGAACAGGGCAAAGCCATGCGAATTGGGGTGAATCATGGTTCTTTGTCGGAACGGATGCTGTTTACCTATGGGGATACCCCGGAAGGCATGGTGGAATCGGCACTGGAATTTATCCGCATTTGTGAATCCTTGGATTTTCGGAATATCGTCATTTCCCTGAAAGCCTCACGGGTGCCGGTGATGCTGGCGGCGAATCGGTTGATGGTCAAACGCATGGATGAATTGGGGATGGATTATCCGCTGCACCTGGGGGTGACGGAGGCGGGGGATGGGGAATACGGGCGGATCAAGTCCACCACCGGCATTGGGACGCTGTTGGCAGAAGGGATTGGGGATACGATTCGGGTGTCCCTGACGGAAGCCCCAGAAAAAGAAATTCCCGTGTGTTATGGCATTTTGCAGGCGTTGGGTCTGCGCCGGACGATGGTGGAGTATGTGGCTTGTCCTTCCTGTGGGCGCACGTTGTTTAACCTGGAGGAAGTCCTGCACAAGGTACGGGCGGCAACGAGCCATTTGACGGGGCTGAATATTGCCGTGATGGGCTGTATCGTCAACGGGCCGGGGGAAATGGCGGATGCGGACTACGGTTATGTGGGCAAAACGCCGGGGATGATTTCCCTGTATCGGGGTCGGGAGGAAATTAAAAAAGTACCGGAGCAGGATGGGGTAGCGGAGTTGATTAACCTGATCAAGGCGGATGGACGTTGGGTTGAACCACACACAAAAGGGGATGAATGA
- the ctpC gene encoding carboxyl-terminal processing protease CtpC yields the protein MMQKKWPLELARGVAIGATVTAAAGLLATGAGKQSWAGLKESPKQLVDEVWQIIYRDYVDASFNKNDWRQVRQQVLSREYSSKEEAYKAIREMLEKLGDPYTRFMDPQQFANLRVDTSGELTGVGIQLAQEEKTDRLVVIAPIENTPAARAGILAQDYIVSIDGRSTKGMDINEAVSLIRGRPGTTVRLVIERGKQTLEFTLKRERIEIHAVRHELRETPTGKVGYIRMTQFNGNASQDVREAIRKLESQGVSGYILDLRSNPGGLLQASIDIARMWMDKGTIVSTVTRVGEAERYEASRRPLTERPLVILVDGGSASASEILAGALQDNGRATLVGTKTFGKGLVQSVRELQDGSGVAVTIAKYLTPSGKDINKEGIVPDVEISLTDEQREKIIRDRAIGTPADPQYARAVDVLTDLVRRNTNTLRQGSAR from the coding sequence ATGATGCAGAAAAAATGGCCGCTGGAACTGGCACGGGGGGTAGCGATTGGGGCGACGGTGACGGCGGCGGCGGGACTGCTGGCGACCGGGGCGGGCAAGCAGAGTTGGGCGGGGTTGAAGGAAAGTCCGAAGCAGTTGGTGGATGAGGTCTGGCAAATCATCTACCGGGACTACGTGGATGCCTCGTTTAATAAGAATGATTGGCGGCAGGTGCGGCAACAGGTTCTCAGCCGGGAGTACAGCAGTAAGGAGGAAGCCTACAAGGCAATCCGGGAGATGCTGGAGAAGTTGGGCGACCCCTACACCCGGTTTATGGACCCCCAACAGTTTGCCAATTTGCGGGTGGACACCTCTGGGGAGTTGACGGGGGTGGGGATTCAACTGGCGCAGGAGGAGAAAACCGACCGTTTGGTGGTGATTGCCCCGATTGAAAATACCCCGGCGGCACGGGCGGGGATTTTGGCGCAGGATTACATTGTTTCCATTGATGGGCGGAGTACTAAGGGCATGGACATCAACGAGGCGGTGTCCCTGATCCGGGGTCGCCCTGGCACGACAGTGCGTTTGGTGATTGAGCGGGGCAAACAAACCCTGGAATTTACCCTCAAGCGGGAGCGGATCGAAATCCATGCGGTGCGCCATGAGCTGCGGGAAACGCCGACCGGCAAAGTGGGTTACATTCGCATGACCCAATTCAATGGCAACGCCTCCCAGGATGTGCGGGAAGCCATCCGCAAGCTGGAAAGCCAGGGGGTGAGTGGATATATCCTCGACCTGCGTTCCAATCCGGGGGGGCTGTTGCAAGCCAGTATTGACATTGCCCGGATGTGGATGGACAAGGGGACGATTGTTTCCACGGTCACCCGGGTGGGGGAAGCGGAGCGGTATGAAGCCTCTCGGCGACCTTTGACCGAACGCCCGCTGGTAATCCTGGTGGATGGGGGTTCTGCCAGTGCCAGCGAAATTTTGGCAGGCGCATTGCAGGACAATGGGCGGGCGACCCTGGTGGGCACCAAAACCTTTGGCAAAGGGCTGGTGCAATCCGTGCGGGAGTTGCAGGATGGTTCCGGGGTGGCGGTCACGATTGCCAAGTATCTCACCCCCAGCGGCAAGGATATTAACAAAGAGGGGATTGTCCCGGATGTGGAAATCAGTCTTACGGATGAGCAACGGGAAAAAATCATCCGAGACCGGGCGATTGGCACTCCCGCTGACCCGCAGTATGCCCGGGCGGTGGATGTGCTGACGGATTTGGTGCGCCGCAATACCAATACCCTGCGCCAAGGTTCTGCTCGGTAA
- a CDS encoding NnrU family protein has product MSHGIILGWLLGFALVHSGLAALRPRGEKLLGARGYRVLFASASLLVVVPLLGYFLKHRYDGVQLWQVQDVPGVRECVLVLTVISFLFLFPATFNLGEISAIQKPQIHLYSEGIIRICRHPQMVGQIIWCIAHTLWIGSSFMVVTSLGLIAHHLFGVWHGDRRWAARYPEAFPALKASTSVIPFLAIIQGKQKLILREFLRPAYAGVAVFVIAVYWLHPQMWLWAEKIPW; this is encoded by the coding sequence ATGTCCCACGGGATCATTTTAGGCTGGTTGCTGGGGTTTGCCCTGGTGCATAGCGGCTTGGCGGCACTGCGTCCCCGGGGGGAAAAGCTTCTGGGGGCACGGGGTTATCGGGTTCTTTTTGCCAGTGCCAGTCTGTTGGTGGTGGTGCCACTGCTGGGTTATTTCTTGAAACACCGCTATGATGGGGTGCAGTTGTGGCAGGTGCAGGATGTGCCAGGGGTACGGGAATGTGTCCTGGTATTAACGGTCATTTCGTTTTTATTTCTCTTTCCCGCCACGTTTAATTTGGGGGAGATTAGTGCCATTCAAAAACCACAAATTCACCTTTATTCCGAGGGGATCATTCGTATCTGTCGGCACCCGCAGATGGTGGGGCAAATTATTTGGTGTATCGCCCATACCCTGTGGATTGGCAGTTCATTTATGGTGGTCACATCCCTGGGGTTGATCGCCCATCATCTATTTGGGGTGTGGCATGGGGACAGGCGGTGGGCGGCGCGTTATCCTGAGGCATTCCCAGCGTTAAAGGCGAGTACTTCCGTTATTCCCTTCCTAGCCATTATCCAGGGCAAACAAAAGTTGATACTTCGGGAATTTCTGCGTCCGGCTTATGCGGGGGTGGCGGTGTTTGTGATTGCCGTTTATTGGTTGCACCCGCAGATGTGGCTTTGGGCGGAAAAGATACCTTGGTGA